One region of Chaetodon auriga isolate fChaAug3 chromosome 5, fChaAug3.hap1, whole genome shotgun sequence genomic DNA includes:
- the kcnip3b gene encoding calsenilin isoform X2, whose translation MSVRWETEGLQTVGIVCLVIMFLKLMHLLGLIDITETDSSDSDLELSTVRHQPEGLDQLQTQTKFTRKELQSLYRGFKNECPSGMVDEETFKTIYSQFFPQGDATTYAHFLFNAFDIDRNGSIRFEDFVIGLSVLLRGSVTEKLNWAFNLYDINKDGYITKEEMLAIMKSIYDMMGRYTYPCVRDEAPYEHVDKFFQKMDKNRDGVVTIEEFIETCQKDENIMNSMQLFENVI comes from the exons ATGAGTGTGAGGTGGGAGACGGAGGGACTCCAGACAGTTGGCATCGTCTGCCTGGTGATCATGTTCCTCAAACTCATGCACCTGCTGGGATTGATCGACATCACTGAGACCG acagCAGCGACAGTGATTTGGAGCTGTCGACGGTGCGTCACCAGCCGGAGGGGCTGGACCAGCTGCAGACTCAGACCAAGTTCACCAGGAAGGAGCTTCAGTCTCTCTATCGAGGCTTTAAGAAC GAGTGTCCCAGTGGGATGGTTGATGAGGAGACATTCAAGACCATCTATTCTCAGTTCTTTCCCCAAGGAG ATGCCACCACCTAcgctcacttcctgttcaaCGCATTTGACATCGACAGAAACGGTTCAATCCGCTTTGAAGACTTTGTCATCGGCCTGTCAGTGCTGCTCAGAGGCTCTGTCACTGAGAAGCTCAACTGGGCCTTTAACCTCTATGATATTAATAAGGATGGCTACATCACCAAAGAA GAGATGCTGGCGATTATGAAGTCGATCTATGACATGATGGGGAGGTACACCTACCCGTGTGTGCGAGATGAAGCACCCTATGAACACGTGGACAAGTTCTTCCAG AAAATGGATAAAAACCGAGATGGTGTAGTGACCATCGAAGAGTTCATTGAGACCTGTCAGAAG